From the Peromyscus leucopus breed LL Stock chromosome 8b, UCI_PerLeu_2.1, whole genome shotgun sequence genome, one window contains:
- the C8BH5orf47 gene encoding uncharacterized protein C5orf47 homolog translates to MVPAGGHHRPDRPPLIYVTRFASHRPGVWPLRGPRGLRLQGPELGACLAVERAAVESGPPGGALPTGSRARVAATPDSTSFQLRRSRASRAPRGLEQAARAGLNRKNAAKAFDFPIPLNETSKIMKERKKVLAWKKVRKVISRMIAENEKYRHRLKCQNLSSEIRVNTR, encoded by the exons ATGGTCCCCGCAGGCGGCCACCACCGGCCCGACAGGCCTCCCTTGATCTACGTGACGCGCTTCGCCTCGCACCGGCCTGGCGTGTGGCCCTTGAGGGGCCCCCGGGGTCTCCGCCTTCAAGGCCCGGAGCTCGGGGCCTGCTTGGCCGTGGAGCGAGCCGCCGTGGAGAGCGGGCCCCCGGGAGGAGCGCTGCCCACCGGCTCCCGCGCCCGCGTCGCCGCCACCCCGGACTCCACCTCCTTCCAGCTGCGGAGGTCGAGGGCGTCGAGAGCACCGAGGGGCCTGGAGCAAGCGGCGCGAGCAG gtttaaaCCGGAAAAATGCAGCTAAAGCGTTTGATTTCCCCATACCACTGAATGAGACCTCCAAAAtaatgaaggaaaggaaaaag GTCTTAGCGTGGAAAAAAGTACGCAAAGTCATTTCCAGAATGAttgcagaaaatgaaaaatacagacacagactGAAGTGCCAAAATTTATCTAGTGAA